In Salmo trutta chromosome 16, fSalTru1.1, whole genome shotgun sequence, a genomic segment contains:
- the LOC115149813 gene encoding basic salivary proline-rich protein 3-like: MQMAGTPSQRTATQGPPPREPRPRDPLPENRNPGPPPREPRPRDPLPENRDPGTPSQRTANQGPPPREPQPRDPLPENRDPGTPSQRTATQGPPPREPQPKEPLPENRDPGTPSQRTATQGPPPREPRTRDPLPENRDPGTPSQRTATQGPPPREPRPRDPFPENREPGTPSQRTATQGPLPREPGPLPENRDPGTPSQRTATQGPLPDNRDPGTPSQRTATQGPPPREPQPRDPLPENRNPGTPIIC, encoded by the coding sequence GGACCCCTTCCCAGAGAACCgcgacccagggaccccctcccagagAACCgcgacccagggaccccctcccagagAACCGCAACCCAGGACCCCCTCCCAGAGAACCgcgacccagggaccccctcccagagAACCgcgacccagggaccccctcccagagAACCGCAAACCAAGGACCCCCTCCCAGAGAACCGcaacccagggaccccctcccggAGAACCgcgacccagggaccccctcccagagAACCgcgacccagggaccccctcccagagAACCGCAACCCAAGGAGCCCCTCCCAGAGAACCgcgacccagggaccccctcccagagAACCgcgacccagggaccccctcccagagAACCGCGaaccagggaccccctcccagagAACCGTGACCCAGGGACCCCTTCCCAGAGAACCgcgacccagggaccccctcccagagAACCGCGACCCAGGGACCCCTTCCCAGAGAACCGCGaaccagggaccccctcccagagAACCGCAACCCAGGGACCCCTTCCCAGAGAACCGGGACCCCTCCCAGAGAACCgcgacccagggaccccctcccagagAACCGCGACCCAGGGACCCCTCCCAGACAACCGCGACCCAGGGACCCCTTCCCAGAGAACCgcgacccagggaccccctcccagagAACCGcaacccagggaccccctcccagagAACCGCAACCCAGGGACCCCCATCATATGttag